The Streptococcus oralis genome segment CAATTTGTCTATCCTAAACGACAGAAGGAGGCCAATATGCTCTTAATCGAAGCTATCAAAGATGGATCTATTAGTGGCTTCAAGGTCCTGCCACCACTCATTGTTCACAATGATGATGGCTCCTACACGCTAGAAATTCAAGAGATTTACTATGGATCATAAGGCATATATGTACGTGGTGGAGTGCCGTGACGGTTCTTACTATACGGGCTATACAACGGATGTTAAGAAACGCCTTGCCGTTCATAATAGTGGTAAGGGAGCCAAGTATACCCGAGCTCGCTTGCCAGTCAAACTCATCTATGTAGAGGGCTTTGCTAGTAAGGAAGAAGCCATGTCTGCAGAGGCTCTCCTCAAACGAAAGAAACGTCCACAGAAAGAACGATTTCTATCCGAAAATCAAAAGAAAAATCTAGTCAACCATATTGAAATCTAACGAGGAGTCCTTTGACTCCTCTTACTTTTGTCAAAAGAGGAAAAAAATGCTAAAATAAGATGAATAAATTAAAAGAGGTATTATCATGTCTAAGATTCTAGTATTTGGTCACCAAAATCCAGACTCAGATGCCATCGGGTCATCTGTAGCCTTTGCTTATCTTGCAAAAGAGGCGTATGGATTGGACACAGAAGCAGTAGCTCTCGGTACTCCTAATGAAGAAACAGCCTTTGTTTTGAACTATTTTGGTGTTGAAGCACCACGTGTCATCACATCAGCTAAAGCAGAAGGGGCAGAGCAAGTTATCTTGACTGACCACAATGAATTCCAACAATCTGTTTCAGATATCGCTGAAGTAGAAGTTTATGGTGTTGTAGACCACCACCGTGTAGCTAACTTTGAAACTGCAAGCCCACTCTACATGCGTTTGGAACCAGTTGGATCTGCGTCTTCAATCGTTTACCGAATGTTCAAAGAACACGGCGTAGCAGTTCCTAAAGAAATTGCAGGTTTGATGCTTTCAGGTTTGATTTCTGATACCCTTCTTTTGAAATCACCAACAACTCACCCATCTGATAAAGTGATTGCGTCTGAATTGGCTGAATTAGCTGGAGTCAACTTGGAAGAGTACGGTCTTGCTATGCTGAAAGCTGGTACAAACTTGGCTAGTAAATCTGCTGAAGAATTGATTGACATTGATGCTAAGACTTTTGAACTCAACGGAAATAAGGTTCGTGTTGCCCAAGTGAATACGGTTGATATTGCTGAAGTTTTGGAACGTCAAGCTGAAATCGAAGCAGCAATGCAAGCGGCTAATGCGGCAAACGGCTACTCTGACTTTGTTTTGATGATTACAGACATCGTAAACTCAAACTCAGAAATCCTTGCTCTTGGGTCAAACATGGACAAGGTCGAAGCAGCATTTAACTTCAAACTTGAAAACAACCACGCTTTCCTTCCAGGTGCTGTTTCACGTAAGAAACAAGTGGTGCCTCAGTTGACTGAAAGCTTTAATGGGCAAGTTCCTGAGTGATGATTGAAACGTGGAAACACTTGTTTTCCATATAGCTAAAGGGGTTTCGGCTCCTTTTTTTCTAGGAGAGAAAGATGTTAGAAAATGGCGATTTGATTTTTGTGAAGGATCTTTCAGATATGGGGCAGGCCATCCAGGCTTCTACGGGGTACTATAGTCATGTAGCCATCTTTTTGGACGGTTTCATCTACCATGCTAGTGGGCAAGCAGGTGTTATTTGTCAAGAACCGGCTAATTTTTTTGAACCGACTCATCTCTACGATCTTTATGTCTACCCAGAGATGGAAGTTGACTTGGTAAAGGAGAGAGCTAGAAAACATTTAGGTGCACCCTATAATGCCTCTTTTTATCCAGATGGGTCTGGCTTTTACTGCTCCCAGTATATTGCTGAAATCTTACCGATTTTTGAAACTATTCCCATGAAATTCGGGGATGGGGAGCAGGAAATTAGTGATTTTTGGAGAGAATATTACAGGAAACTCGAACTTCCAGTGCCCCTGAACCAGCCAGGGACCAATCCCAGTCAGTTGGCAGCATCTCCTCTTTTAGAATGTAAAGAAAGGAATCTTCATGATTCAGATTTTTAATCCTTCTCGTTTGACTCGACAACCATTTTTTATAGATTTGGTTGACTATTTGGACCAGCATGATGATGTTATCCTCCGGGAGATAAAGGCTCAGTTTCCAGATGTGGCAGTTGATAAACTCATGGAAGAGTATATAAAGGCAGGTTTGATCCTAAGGGAAAACAAACGCTATTTTCTCAATCTCCCTTTTCTAGAATCAATTGATGACCTAACACTTGACCAAGAAATTTTTATAAAAGAGGACAGTCCAGTCTATCAAGACTTGGTGGAGAAGACTTTTGAGACGGAATTGCGCAATCAAACCAATGCAGCCATTTTAATCGAACATACGGACTTTGCAAGAGAAAAGATGACCCTATCCAACTATTTCTACAAGGTCAAGCACCAATATCCTTTGACAGAAAAACAGCTGGAACTCTATACCATTTTGGGAGATGTCAATCCTGAGTACGCCCTCAAGTATATGACGACCTTTTTACTGAAGTTTCTCAAAAAGGACCAGCTCATGCAGAAACGGCATGATATCTTCGTTGAGAGTCTAGTCGTCTTGGGCTATGTAGTGCAAAACGAAGAAGGGAAGTATGAGTTGTCTGTTGATTTCGACAAGGAACGGTTGACTTTCTATTTGTCTTAATTGTTTGCTTTTGAGCAGATTGTTTGACTTTGCTAAAGAATAAGCATAAACTGAATGTAAGCGATAACGTTTATCGTATTAAAAGCAAAGGAGACAGAGCTATGTCACTTGAAAATAAATTGGATCAAGCAACTGGTGCTATCAAAGAAGGATTTGGTAAAGTTACTGGCGATAGCAAGACAGAAGCAGAAGGTACTGTAGAAAAAACAGTTGCGAAAGCAAAAGAAGTTGTAGAAGATGCTAAAGGTGCTGTAGAAGGTGCCGTTGAAGGTCTTAAAAATTCAATTAAGAAAGAAGACTAAAAAAACCAAGGGAAAGCTTCCCTTGATTTTTTGATTTTATAGGTAACGTTCTGCGATAGCTGCGTCTCCAGGATAGTCTTCTTTCTTTCCTTGGACGATTTGGTAGCAATCAGCTCCCTTACCTGCAATAATCACGGCATCAAGTTCTTGATTTGTGATGGCCATCGCCGCCTTGATGGCTTCTTCACGATCGGCAATCTTTTCAACAGGATGACTGATGTAGCTGCTGATTTCATCTGCAATCACCATTGGATCTTCATAGTTGGGGTCATCAGCGGTGAGAAAGACTTGAATCTCAGGATGTTGATTGAGAAGGAGTCCAAAGTCTTTGCGACGACTTTCACCCTTGTTTCCAGTCGAACCGAGAACCAGAGCGATTTTTCCAGTTTGATGGGTTTCAACCACATTGATGAGTTTTTTCAGACTGTCTCCATTGTGAGCATAGTCGATGAAGACCTTGGCTCCATTTTTCTGCGTGAGGACTTCCATACGTCCAGGAACGCGGGTTGCAGCGATCCCTTTTTTGACGTCTTCAAGACTGGCACCTAGACGAAGACAGGCAAGTCCTGCAGCAACTGCATTTTCTTGGTTAAAGTGGCCAATGAGTTGGATATCATAATCACCAGCGAATTTACCTGTAGCTGAAAAGCTAAAGGCTTTGGAGTTCTCGATTTGGTTACTTGACTGGCTACCATAGAAGTCATGGCCTTGATTTGCCACTTGTTCTTTTAAGACTGAAAAATGGTCCATGTCGCTATTAATGACAACTGCTCGGCTATTCTCCATCAAGAGACGTTTGTGGTAGAAGTAATCTTCAAAACTAGGATGCTCAATCGGACCGATATGATCAGGGCTGATATTGAGGAACACTCCTACATCAAAAGTCAGACCATAGACGCGTTTGACCAGATAGGCTTGACTAGAGACTTCCATGATGAGATGGGTTCTACCATTCTTAACAGCCTGAGCCATCATATCAAAGAGATCAATGCTCTCAGGAGTTGTGAGGGCAGATTTAAAGAAGGTCTTACCATCTAAGGTTGTATTCATGGTAGACAGCATAGCTGGGCGACGGTGTTGAGCCAAGATGTTATAGGCAAAATAGGCCGCTGTTGTCTTACCCTTAGTCCCAGTGAAAGCGATAATTTTGAGCTTTTCTTGTGGATTGCCATAAAATTCCATAGCAATCAAACTCATGGCTTTTTTGATATCGTTCACAACGATGACGGGGATACCGACTTCGTAGTCCTTTTCTGCGACATACCAAGCCAAACCTTGACTTATAGCAGAAATGAGATATTCTTTTTTAAAGGCAGCGCCTTTGGCAAAAAAAAGAGTGCCTTCTTTTACTTTTCTGCTGTCGTAACCGATGCTATCAAAAACAACTTCACTGCAGTTGTAGTGGTAATGACCTTGGTCAATAATCTCACGAAAAAGGCCATCTTTCTTTAAAATATCTAATACGGTTTCAATCTTAATCATACTTTCTATTATAAACTTCAAGCCCGAATTTTACAAGTAACAAGGAAAAGTTTATAATGGAAGATAAGGAACTTTTCCTAGTTATCAAAATTGAATGAGGAAACTATGTCTAACGAAAACAATCACCAGCAAGCCCAAATGTTGCGAGGGACTGCCTGGCTAACAGCTAGTAACTTTATCAGTCGCCTTCTTGGGGCGATTTACATTATCCCCTGGTACATCTGGATGGGAACTTATGCCGCTAAGGCAAATGGTCTCTTTACCATGGGCTACAATATTTACGCCTGGTTCTTGCTGATTTCGACAGCGGGTATCCCAGTTGCGGTCGCCAAACAAGTGGCTAAGTACAATACCATGCGAGAAGAAGAGCACAGCTTTGCCTTGATTCGGAGTTTTCTAGGCTTTATGACGGGCTTGGGACTAGTCTTTGCCTTGGTCTTGTATCTCTTTTCTCCCTGGTTAGCAGACTTATCAGGTGTGGGGAAAGACCTAATTCCTATCATGCAGAGCTTGGCATGGGCGGTCTTGATTTTCCCATCTATGAGTGTCATCCGGGGCTTCTTCCAAGGGATGAACAACCTGAAACCCTATGCTATGAGTCAAATCGCTGAGCAGGTGATCCGTGTTATCTGGATGTTGTTGGCTACTTTCATCATCATGAAAATCGGATCAGGGGATTACTTATCAGCGGTTACTCAGTCTACCTTTGCAGCCTTTGTGGGGATGGTGGCAAGTTTTGCAGTTTTGATTTATTTTCTTTCTAAGGAGGGACTGCTCCAAAAGGTATTTGAAACACGAGATAAGATTAATAGCAAGCGACTCTTGGTTGATACCATCAAGGAAGCCATTCCCTTTATCCTGACAGGATCAGCCATCCAGCTCTTCCAGATTTTAGACCAGATGACCTTCATCAATAGCATGACCTGGTTTACCAACTACAGCAATGAAGACTTGGTTGTTATGTTTTCTTATTTCTCTGCCAATCCCAATAAAATCACCATGATTTTAATCTCTGTTGGTGTCTCGATTGGAAGTGTCGGCTTGCCGCTGTTAACGGAGAACTATGTGAAAGGCGACTTGCAGGCGGCGGCTCGTCTTGTCCAAGATAGTCTAACCATGCTCTTTATGTTTCTTTTACCAGCAACAGTTGGGGTCGTCATGGTAGGGGAGCCTCTCTATACAGTTTTTTACGGTAAGCCAGATAGTTTGGCTATGGGCTTGTTTGTCTTTGCGGTTTTACAGTCTACTATTTTAGGCTTGTATATGGTCTTGTCTCCTATGCTTCAGGCTATGTTTCGCAATCGCAAGGCAGTTCTTTACTTTGTCTATGGATCAATTGCTAAGCTAGTCTTGCAGTTACCAGCTATTGCCATTTTCCATAGTTATGGTCCCTTGATTTCAACGACCATCGGTCTCATCATTCCAAATTTTTTGATGTACCGAGATATTTGTCAGGTGACGGGTGCACGTCGTAAGATTATCTTAAAACGGACAATTTTGATTATGATTTTGACAATGGTCATGTTTATTCTGGTTGGTTTTCTACAGTGGATTTTAGGATTTTTCTTCCAACCAAGTGGACGCTTCTCGAGTTTCCTTTATGTAGCCCTCATCGGAGGTCTCGGTGGAGGGCTCTATGGTTTAATGAGTCTTGGCACTCACCTATTGGATAAGATTATTGGGAAACCTCAAGCAGACCGCCTACGAGCAAAATTTAAACGATCTTAACAAAATAGATTTATAAATAAAAGGAATAAATTGGGCTTTTCTACCATAAAAAGCTTAGTTTGTTCTCTTTTTTATTAAAAAGAGGGATAAAAATCTAAAATTTGTAGAGAAAATAATATAATTTCGACCTTTTGTGATAGAAATCGCTTGACTAAATAAAACCAAAGCTGTATAATAAGACAAATCTTTAAAACAGGAGGTTCTGGAAATGAAAAAGTCTAAGGCCAAGTATCTGACACTTGCAAGTGTCGTGTTAAGCGCAGGTATCTTACTGAGCGCATGTGGAAACTCAAGTAGTTCTTCTAAAACATATAACTATGTTTATTCGAGTGATCCATCTAGTTTGAACTATCTAGCAGAGAACCGTGCAACAACCAATGATATCGTTACCAATCTGGTAGATGGTTTGATGGAAAATGACCAATATGGGAACTATGTTCCATCTTTGGCAGAGGATTGGACCGTTTCCAAGGACGGTTTGACTTATACCTACAAACTTCGTAAAGATGCCAAGTGGTATACATACGAAGGTGAAGAATACGCACCTGTAACTGCTCAAGACTTTGTGACAGGTTTGAAATATGCGGCAGATAAAAAATCTGAAGCCTTGTACTTGGTTCAAGAATCTGTAGCAGGTTTGGATGACTATATCAACGGTAAAACAACAGACTTTTCAACTGTCGGTGTGAAGGCGATTGATGACCAAACAGTTCAGTACACTTTGACACGACCAGAGCCTTACTGGAATTCAAAAACAACATCCACCATTCTCTTCCCTGTCAATGCCGACTTCTTGAAATCAAAAGGGGATGATTTTGGTAAGGTAGATCCTTCTAGCATTTTGTACAATGGACCTTTCTTGATGAAATCTTTTGTTTCAAAATCTGTTATTGAATACAAGAAAAATCCAAATTACTGGGATGCTAAAAATGTCTTTGTGGACGATGTGAAATTGACTTACTATGATGGTAGTGACCAAGATGCCCTAGCTCGTAACTTTGTAGAAGGAGTCTACAGCTACGCTCGTCTCTATCCAAATAGCTCAAGCTTTGAAGGAATTAAAGAGAAGAACAAGGATAATATCATCTATAGTATGCAAACCGCAACTTCTTATTACTTGAACTTCAATTTGGACAGAAAATCTTATAACTTCACGTCTAAATCCTCAGATATCGAAAAGAAATCAACCCAAGAAGCAGTTCTGAATAAAAACTTCCGCCAAGCCTTCAACTATGCTTACAACCGTACAGCCTATGGAGCTCAATCTCAAGGGGAAGACGGAGCAACGAAGATTATTCGTAACTTGGTTGTACCTCCAACATTTGTAAGTATCAACGGAAAAGACTTTGGTGATGTTGTTTCAGAAAAGATGGTCAACTATGGCCAAGAATGGCAAGGAATCAACTTTGCAGATGCGCAAGATCCATACTACAATCCTGACAAGGCTAAAGCTAAATTTGCAGAAGCTAAGAAAGAATTGGAAGCTAAGGATGTGCAATTCCCAATCCACTTGGATGTATCTGTAGACCAATCATCTAAAAAAGGTGTACTTGAAGCGAGCTCTTTGAAACAATCCATCGAATCTGTTCTGGGAGCTGAGAATGTGGTTATCGATATCCAACAATTATCAACAGATGACTTCGATAATTCTAGCTACCTCGCTCAAACTGCAGCTCAAAAAGACTTTGATATCTATAATGGTGGTTGGGGTCCAGACTATCTAGACCCATCAACCTACCTCGATATCTTAAATGTCAATAACGGTGGTATGTTGCAAAACCTCGGTCTAGAACCAGGTGAGGTCAATGACAAGGCTAAGGCAGTTGGTCTGGATACTTACACTCAAATGTTGGAAGAAGCGAACAAGGAGCAAGATCCAGCGAAACGTTATGAAAAATATGCTGAAGTTCAAGCTTGGCTCGTTGATAGCGCCCTTGCAATTCCAAACGTCTCCCTTGGTGGAACACCTGGCTTGAGAAAGACAGTTCCATTCTCAGCGCCATTCTCACAAGCAGGAAATAAGGGTGTCGAATCATACAAGTATCTCAAGTTACAAGATAAGACTGTAACGGCTGATGAGTATGAAAAAGCTAAAGAAAAATGGCTGAAAGAAAAAGAAGAATCAAATAAAAAGGCCCAAGAAGAACTGGCAAAACACGTTAAATAACCAGTCTATTCAACAGGAAAAACGATAGTTCCTTAAGAAACTATCGTTTTTATATAGTTTGGAACTATAACTAGCTCTTGAAAACAAGAAAATGAGTTGGTGAAAATAAATGATACAATAGTTACTATAGATTTGGAGGTATTGTATGAGCAAAGAACTACACATCAACACAATTTTAGCCCAGGCGGGGATCAAGTCAGATAAGGCGACAGGTGCCTTGGTGACGCCGCTTCATTTTTCAACCACTTATCAGCATCCAGAGTTCGGTCAGTCTACGGGATTTGACTATACCCGTACTAAAAACCCAACTCGCAGTAAGGCGGAGGAGGTCTTGGCGGCAATCGAATCAGCAGACTATGCTCTAGCAACGAGCTCAGGTATGGCGGCGATTGTACTGGCTTTTAGTGTTTTTCCAGTAGGAAGTAAAGTCTTGGCTGTGCGCGATCTGTATGGGGGTTCTTTCCGTTGGTTTAACCAAGTCGAGCAAGATGGCCGGTTCCATTTTAACTATGCCAATACTGAAGCAGAGTTGATTGCTGAGTTAGAAAAGGATGTGGATGTTCTCTATATCGAAACACCAACCAATCCGTTGATGTTGGAATTTGATATTGCAAAACTAGCCAAACTAGCTCATGCCAAGGGTGCCAAGGTAGTGGTAGACAATACCTTCTACAGCCCGATTTACCAACGTCCGATTGAAGAAGGTGCGGATATTGTTCTTCATTCAGCAACCAAGTATCTAGCAGGGCACAATGATGTCTTGGCTGGGGTGGTTGTGACTAATAGTTTAGAACTATATGAACAACTTTTCTATAATCTCAATACGACAGGTGCGGTCTTGTCACCATTTGATAGTTATCAGTTGATTCGTGGTCTTAAAACTCTACCTCTTCGTATGGAGCGTTCTACAGCCAATGCCCAAGAAGTGGTTGCCTTTTTGAAGGCTTCATCTGCTGTCAAGGAAGTGCTCTATACTGGACGTGGGGGTATGATTTCCTTTAAAGTAGTGGATGAAAAGCGTATTCCTCATATTTTAAATAGCTTAAAGGTTTTCTCATTTGCTGAGAGTTTGGGTGGGGTAGAGAGTCTGATCACCTATCCGACGACGCAGACCCATGCGGATATTCCAGCAGAAGTGCGCCATTCTTATGGATTGACAGATGATCTTTTGCGTTTGTCTATTGGGATTGAGGATGCTAGAGATTTGATTGCGGACTTGCGCCAAGCTTTGGAGGGATAAGATAGATATGGGAAAATATGATTTTACAAGCCTGCCCAATCGTTTTGGGCATCATACCTATAAATGGAAAGAAGCGGAAACTGATCGAGAACTTCTACCAGCCTGGATAGCAGATATGGACTTTGCGGTCTTGCCTGAGGTTCAACAAGCAGTACAAGCCTACGCAGATCAGTTGGTCTATGGCTATACCTATGCTAGCGATGCTTTGATTGAGTCGGTTCAAGAATGGGAAGCCAGCCAACACGGTTATCACTTTGACAAGGATGCTCTCGTCTTTATCGAAGGAGTGGTGCCAGCTATTTCAATAGCTATTCAAGCCTTTACAAAAGAAGGTGAGGCTGTTCTGATTAATACACCGGTCTATCCACCTTTTGCTCGCAGTGTCAAGTTGAATAATCGTAGATTGATTACTAATTCTTTGGTGGAAAAGGATGGTCTGTTTGAGATTGACTTTGACCGGTTGGAGAAGGATATGGTGGGAGAGGATGTGAAGCTTTATATCCTCTGCAATCCTCACAATCCTGGTGGACGTGTGTGGGAAAAGGAAGTGTTGGAAAAGATCGGAAATCTCTGCCAAAAACACGGTGTTTTGTTGGTTTCGGATGAGATTCACCAAGATTTGGCCCTCTTTGGTCACAAACACCAGTCTTTTAATACCGTAAATCCAGACTTCAAAAACTTTGCTCTTGTTTTGAGCAGTGCTACCAAGACTTTTAATATTGCTGGGACCAAGAATTCCTATGCTGTCATTGAAAATCCCAAGCTTCGTGTGGCTTTCCAAAAACGCCAGTTGGCCAATAACCAACATGAAATCTCAGGCTTGGGTTATTTGGCGACAGAAGCTGCCTACCGTTATGGTAAGGACTGGTTAGGAGAGTTAAAGGAAGTCATCGAGGACCACATTAACTATGTAGTGGATGTTTTGGGCAACGAAACCAAGATTAAGGTCATGAAACCACAAGGAACTTACTTGATTTGGCTTGATTTTTCAGCCTATGACCTAACGGATGACCGCTTGCAAGAGCTTTTGAAGAATGAAGCCAAGGTTATCTTGAACCGAGGTTTAGACTTTGGGGAGGAAGGAAGCCTTCATGCTCGCCTCAATGTAGCTATGCCGAAGTCAGTACTAGAAGAGGTTTGTCAACGCATCGTGACCACTTTTGCTACACTTTAAAAATCGAGCCTTCTAGGAGAAAAGTCTTCCTAGAAGGCTATTTTCGTAGCGGAAAATGTGGTATAATGAAAAGATAAGATAAAGGGGTAACTATGGCTAAATTGATTCCAGGAAAGTTGCGCATGGAGGGGGTTGTACTCTATGAGAAGGGCAAGATTGAGATTATCAAGGAAAAAGGGAATCGCCTCTATACTCGTGTAGCTGGAGAAGACTTGCGCTACAGTTTAGAGGATGATCTGGTTTTTTGTGCTTGCGATTTTTTCCAAAAAA includes the following:
- a CDS encoding UDP-N-acetylmuramoyl-L-alanyl-D-glutamate--L-lysine ligase, whose protein sequence is MIKIETVLDILKKDGLFREIIDQGHYHYNCSEVVFDSIGYDSRKVKEGTLFFAKGAAFKKEYLISAISQGLAWYVAEKDYEVGIPVIVVNDIKKAMSLIAMEFYGNPQEKLKIIAFTGTKGKTTAAYFAYNILAQHRRPAMLSTMNTTLDGKTFFKSALTTPESIDLFDMMAQAVKNGRTHLIMEVSSQAYLVKRVYGLTFDVGVFLNISPDHIGPIEHPSFEDYFYHKRLLMENSRAVVINSDMDHFSVLKEQVANQGHDFYGSQSSNQIENSKAFSFSATGKFAGDYDIQLIGHFNQENAVAAGLACLRLGASLEDVKKGIAATRVPGRMEVLTQKNGAKVFIDYAHNGDSLKKLINVVETHQTGKIALVLGSTGNKGESRRKDFGLLLNQHPEIQVFLTADDPNYEDPMVIADEISSYISHPVEKIADREEAIKAAMAITNQELDAVIIAGKGADCYQIVQGKKEDYPGDAAIAERYL
- a CDS encoding MalY/PatB family protein, whose translation is MGKYDFTSLPNRFGHHTYKWKEAETDRELLPAWIADMDFAVLPEVQQAVQAYADQLVYGYTYASDALIESVQEWEASQHGYHFDKDALVFIEGVVPAISIAIQAFTKEGEAVLINTPVYPPFARSVKLNNRRLITNSLVEKDGLFEIDFDRLEKDMVGEDVKLYILCNPHNPGGRVWEKEVLEKIGNLCQKHGVLLVSDEIHQDLALFGHKHQSFNTVNPDFKNFALVLSSATKTFNIAGTKNSYAVIENPKLRVAFQKRQLANNQHEISGLGYLATEAAYRYGKDWLGELKEVIEDHINYVVDVLGNETKIKVMKPQGTYLIWLDFSAYDLTDDRLQELLKNEAKVILNRGLDFGEEGSLHARLNVAMPKSVLEEVCQRIVTTFATL
- a CDS encoding GIY-YIG nuclease family protein, translated to MDHKAYMYVVECRDGSYYTGYTTDVKKRLAVHNSGKGAKYTRARLPVKLIYVEGFASKEEAMSAEALLKRKKRPQKERFLSENQKKNLVNHIEI
- a CDS encoding polysaccharide biosynthesis protein, translating into MSNENNHQQAQMLRGTAWLTASNFISRLLGAIYIIPWYIWMGTYAAKANGLFTMGYNIYAWFLLISTAGIPVAVAKQVAKYNTMREEEHSFALIRSFLGFMTGLGLVFALVLYLFSPWLADLSGVGKDLIPIMQSLAWAVLIFPSMSVIRGFFQGMNNLKPYAMSQIAEQVIRVIWMLLATFIIMKIGSGDYLSAVTQSTFAAFVGMVASFAVLIYFLSKEGLLQKVFETRDKINSKRLLVDTIKEAIPFILTGSAIQLFQILDQMTFINSMTWFTNYSNEDLVVMFSYFSANPNKITMILISVGVSIGSVGLPLLTENYVKGDLQAAARLVQDSLTMLFMFLLPATVGVVMVGEPLYTVFYGKPDSLAMGLFVFAVLQSTILGLYMVLSPMLQAMFRNRKAVLYFVYGSIAKLVLQLPAIAIFHSYGPLISTTIGLIIPNFLMYRDICQVTGARRKIILKRTILIMILTMVMFILVGFLQWILGFFFQPSGRFSSFLYVALIGGLGGGLYGLMSLGTHLLDKIIGKPQADRLRAKFKRS
- a CDS encoding cystathionine gamma-synthase yields the protein MSKELHINTILAQAGIKSDKATGALVTPLHFSTTYQHPEFGQSTGFDYTRTKNPTRSKAEEVLAAIESADYALATSSGMAAIVLAFSVFPVGSKVLAVRDLYGGSFRWFNQVEQDGRFHFNYANTEAELIAELEKDVDVLYIETPTNPLMLEFDIAKLAKLAHAKGAKVVVDNTFYSPIYQRPIEEGADIVLHSATKYLAGHNDVLAGVVVTNSLELYEQLFYNLNTTGAVLSPFDSYQLIRGLKTLPLRMERSTANAQEVVAFLKASSAVKEVLYTGRGGMISFKVVDEKRIPHILNSLKVFSFAESLGGVESLITYPTTQTHADIPAEVRHSYGLTDDLLRLSIGIEDARDLIADLRQALEG
- a CDS encoding manganese-dependent inorganic pyrophosphatase, producing the protein MSKILVFGHQNPDSDAIGSSVAFAYLAKEAYGLDTEAVALGTPNEETAFVLNYFGVEAPRVITSAKAEGAEQVILTDHNEFQQSVSDIAEVEVYGVVDHHRVANFETASPLYMRLEPVGSASSIVYRMFKEHGVAVPKEIAGLMLSGLISDTLLLKSPTTHPSDKVIASELAELAGVNLEEYGLAMLKAGTNLASKSAEELIDIDAKTFELNGNKVRVAQVNTVDIAEVLERQAEIEAAMQAANAANGYSDFVLMITDIVNSNSEILALGSNMDKVEAAFNFKLENNHAFLPGAVSRKKQVVPQLTESFNGQVPE
- a CDS encoding DUF1803 domain-containing protein, producing MIQIFNPSRLTRQPFFIDLVDYLDQHDDVILREIKAQFPDVAVDKLMEEYIKAGLILRENKRYFLNLPFLESIDDLTLDQEIFIKEDSPVYQDLVEKTFETELRNQTNAAILIEHTDFAREKMTLSNYFYKVKHQYPLTEKQLELYTILGDVNPEYALKYMTTFLLKFLKKDQLMQKRHDIFVESLVVLGYVVQNEEGKYELSVDFDKERLTFYLS
- a CDS encoding YiiX/YebB-like N1pC/P60 family cysteine hydrolase encodes the protein MLENGDLIFVKDLSDMGQAIQASTGYYSHVAIFLDGFIYHASGQAGVICQEPANFFEPTHLYDLYVYPEMEVDLVKERARKHLGAPYNASFYPDGSGFYCSQYIAEILPIFETIPMKFGDGEQEISDFWREYYRKLELPVPLNQPGTNPSQLAASPLLECKERNLHDSDF
- a CDS encoding peptide ABC transporter substrate-binding protein, whose product is MKKSKAKYLTLASVVLSAGILLSACGNSSSSSKTYNYVYSSDPSSLNYLAENRATTNDIVTNLVDGLMENDQYGNYVPSLAEDWTVSKDGLTYTYKLRKDAKWYTYEGEEYAPVTAQDFVTGLKYAADKKSEALYLVQESVAGLDDYINGKTTDFSTVGVKAIDDQTVQYTLTRPEPYWNSKTTSTILFPVNADFLKSKGDDFGKVDPSSILYNGPFLMKSFVSKSVIEYKKNPNYWDAKNVFVDDVKLTYYDGSDQDALARNFVEGVYSYARLYPNSSSFEGIKEKNKDNIIYSMQTATSYYLNFNLDRKSYNFTSKSSDIEKKSTQEAVLNKNFRQAFNYAYNRTAYGAQSQGEDGATKIIRNLVVPPTFVSINGKDFGDVVSEKMVNYGQEWQGINFADAQDPYYNPDKAKAKFAEAKKELEAKDVQFPIHLDVSVDQSSKKGVLEASSLKQSIESVLGAENVVIDIQQLSTDDFDNSSYLAQTAAQKDFDIYNGGWGPDYLDPSTYLDILNVNNGGMLQNLGLEPGEVNDKAKAVGLDTYTQMLEEANKEQDPAKRYEKYAEVQAWLVDSALAIPNVSLGGTPGLRKTVPFSAPFSQAGNKGVESYKYLKLQDKTVTADEYEKAKEKWLKEKEESNKKAQEELAKHVK
- a CDS encoding CsbD family protein; this translates as MSLENKLDQATGAIKEGFGKVTGDSKTEAEGTVEKTVAKAKEVVEDAKGAVEGAVEGLKNSIKKED